CACTTATGGTGGCGAGCTCATCCTCGATCTGTCTAGTGACTACCGCGTCTACTGTCTGCGCATCTGCACCGTTATAAGTGGTGGATATGGTTACCGTAGGAAAGTCCACGTTGGGCAGTCTGTCGATGGGTATGTTAAAGTAGGAGTAGAGGCCAAGAAGTATAAAAGAGAACATGAGCATCCAGGAGGTGACTGGCCTTCTTATGAAAAACCTGTACATTTGGAATATGATAACATACTGACTGGTCGGTATGTTGCGTCTAGCCGAACACTTCCAAAAAGAGTTCTCTCATGCCTTTAAGGGTGTTGAAAAGCTCTTCTGAGAATTCGTCTACGTCCATCCCCAGAGAACTTGCTAGTCTTTGGAGGTCTTGCCTATGCAACACGGAGCCAGCTCTCTCCTTTGAGAGCCTAAGCCTTGTTTCTACAAGCCTCAAAAACATGTACTTTTGGTACACGTCTTTCAGTATACTGTGCTTTTCCATGAGCTTCTGACATGCCCTTATCATAGAAGGCTCTCTTAGACCTTCTAAGATTATGTAGTACTGGATTATGAACTCTCCATCCAGCAGCCCGCCTGGGGAGAACTTTAGGTCTATAAGGTCTTTACCCTTCTTGGCCTGACCTTCTAGCATATGTCTCATCTGTTTTATCTCTTCCCTTTCCTTCTTACCCACAGGCTTTTCAAAGAGGAATTCCGTCAGGAGCTTCTCCATCTCCTCCTTTAGATACTCTGGCCCTACTACGTATCTACACCTTGTCCATGCTAGCCTTTCCCAGGTTCTTGCTGTGTTCCTAAAGTACTCCCTGTAGAACTCAAGAGGTGGCAGAAGCTCTCCCTTTGTACCCATGGGTCTTAGTCTAAAGTCTACATCGTATAGGTAGCCTTCAGAGGTGTGAGTGGTTAAGAACCTTACAAAGTTTTGAGCCTTCTTTGTAAGCTCGTAGTCCACTTGAGAGGAAACAAAGACGAGGTCAAGGTCTGAACCTATGCTTAACTCAGCGCTACCGTACTTTCCAAGGGATAGAAGGAGTATACCGTCAAGCTCTAGAAACTGGTATGCTTTCTTAAGCAAAAAGTCTGCGAGCATGGTAAGGCTTGCAAAGAAGTCCATAAGCTTTTTGTACCTGTGGTCCTTCTTAAGAAGGTACACTAGAGCAATTCTTACTTCCCAGACTTTTTTGAAACGTCTGAAGAGATTCTCAGGGCTTAGATTAAGCGTCTGCTTGTACTTTTCAAACTCTTCGGTGAGTTTTTCCTCTTCTGGAAAGTCTTGGTAAAGGGTAAGAACGTCTTCCACCAGGTCTGGATTCCTGCTTATCAGGTTAGAAAGGTATGAAGATAGGGAAAAAACCTTGCAGAGCTTTTGGTTTACATCTTCCTTGGCTGGGCTTAGCACTACCTTCCTGCCTGTGGGGTTGGAGAAGAACTTGTCAAAGTTTATGAGCGTCTCGTCTGGATCCGTGGACATGGACATGTTCTTTATAAGACTCGGAAGAAGCTCTATGAACTTCTTCTTTTCTTCGCTTGAAAGTATAACTCCTTCCTTACCGTGTATGTAGCTTACCAGTATGCTGTAGGCTCTCAGGGGGTTTTTAAAGCCGTATGCGCTTAGAACTTCCCTTGCCAGGTTTTCGTCTTCTGTTAAGATGGCCTGCTGGATGGGATCAAGCTCCTTTGGCCTTTCTTCCGGCATTATGCCTTCAAAGACCTTGCTTACCTCCGAAGTGTAGTACCGGAATGTCCTTTCAAACTCTTCCCTTGATAGGCCCATCAGGAAAGCTAGAGCATCCACATCGTTGGGAGAAAAGCTGTGTGTCTGTGTGCACCTGAACATCTGTATTGTGTGTTCAAGCCTCCTTAAAAACTCGTATGCCTTCTCTAGGATGACTGTCTGTTCGTTTGAGAATATACCTTTCTGGTTTAGCTTCCATATAGCCCTGAAGGTGTTGCTCTCTCTCAGGAAAGGGTTTTTACCACCCAGGAGTAGGACCAAAGCCTGGACGGCAAATTCTACCTCCCTTATGCCACCCTCACCTGTTTTGACATCTACCTTGTTTAGAACTCTCTTCTTTGATTGGGCAAGTATCTGGGCTTTGAGGAGCTTTATTTCTTCTATGACCTTATAGTCTATGGATTTTCTAAAGACAAAAGGGTTTTTTACCTCCCTTTCAAACACCTCGTACAGCTCTTTGTCTCCAGCACAGAAACGTGCTCTTAGAAGGGCAAACCTCTCCCACACTCTTCCATAGGATTCGTAGTAGAGTTCTGCACTCCTTACAGACATGCTTATAGGACCCGATCTCCCGAAGGGCCTAAGATCTAAATCCACCTCGTAGGGTTTTCCCTCAGGTGTTACTGTGTTCATGAGGGTAAAGACCTTTTGAAATACCTTAGAGAAGAACTCGTTTAAAGTTAGCTTTCCGGCTTGCCCATTGTCGGAAGAGTGGATGAACATAAGGTCTATGTCTGAGTAGTAGTTAAGTTCGTAGCTTCCCAGTTTACCTAGGGCTATTATGCATCCTGTGACCTCCTTCCCATTTTCTTCCAAGGGCTTCCCGTATTTTTCCGTATATTCACTTAGGGCTCTTTCGTAGGCGCACTCAAGCATGGCGTCTGGAAGCTCCGAGTACTCGTGAAGGATGTCCTCAAGCTTTGCAGTTCCAAGGATCTCCTTTGAGAGCAACCTCATAAGCTCCCTGTGCCTATAGTAAGCAAGCCTTTCTGAAAACTTCTCGTCGCTGAGGGAGTCCGAAAGAAGGCTCTTAAGCTCCTTCAGGTAGTCCTCCTTTTTCTTCCTTACGTACCAAAGGCCAGGGATAGTGTTCTGAAAGTCTTCTGGGTGGTTGATGAGGAACTTCCTTATACATTCGGACCTATCTAGAAGCTCAAGCAGGAGGATAAACCTTCTTTCGTTGAGGTAGGAGATGAGGCTCTGTGGGTCAGGATGGCGTTTTAACAGCTCCTCGAGGCTTTCCTTGGCCCTTTGGGGGTTTAGAAGCTTACCTTTAGCTTTTTCAAACCACTCGGAAGGAAACACTCCTGATAAAACATTTTATGATAAAAGTCTTCTTCCCGGAAGGAGGTCTGTATTAGTATATTTTCCACTATGGCCAAGGTGAAGATAAACGGAAAGGTGTTTGACATACCTGTAGGTGTTAGATTTGGTGAGCTACATCATGAGATAGAGAAAGCTGGGATTGAGTTTGGATGCACCGATGGTCAGTGCGGCGTCTGTGTGTGTACTGTGAAGAAGGGACTTGAGTGTCTAGCTGAGCCTTCTGAAACTGAAGAGGAGACCTTGTGGCGCATAGGCGAGTACCAGGAGGAGAGAAGGCTCACCTGTCAGCTGGTAATAGAAAAGGAAGGTTGCGAGATAGAGCTAGAGACGGACTAAATTTAAGACTATGATAGGCCTGCAGGCACCTTTTTTTTCTTTGAAAGACTACCTTAAAGGCAAGTACGGGAAGAGAGTGCAGAAGATAACTGTGGCCTTACCCTTCACATGTCCAAACATAGACGGAACAAAGGCTAGGGGAGGATGTACTTACTGCTTTGCTGGTACAAGGCCTGCTCATCTTGAGCCTCACGTACCTTTAAGGACGCAGATAGAGGAAGGTATAAGAAGGGCGAAGAATAGGTACGGTAAAAACATACTCTTCTTTATCTACTATCAGTCTTACTCCAACACTTACGGAGATTACGAGTTTTTAAAGAGGGCGTATGACACGGCTTTGGAGTTTGATGAGGTAGTGGGTATAGATGTGGGTACACGGCCAGACTGTGCTCCCGAGTGGGTCCTAGACCTTCTTGAGAGCTACGCAGACAGGGGATTAGAGGTTTGGGTAGAGTATGGACTTCAGAGTGCAAACTTTAGTACGCTTAGGTTCATAAACAGGGCTCACGGAGTGTCTGACTTTGTGGATGCAGTACTCAGGACCAAGAGAAGGAACTTAAAGGTTTGTGCCCATGTAATACTAGGACTTCCCCATGAGGACGAGGAGGATATGTTGGAGACGGCTAAGCTCATCAGCGCACTGCCCGTGGACGGTGTGAAGATCCATCCCCTTCATGTAATAAAAGGGACCAAGATGGCTGAACAGTACCTAAAGGGTGAGTTCAGAGTTCTATCACTTGAAGAATACGCAAGGAGAGCGGCAGACTTTATAGAGGTGTTGCCAGAGCATGTGGTGATACACAGGCTGACGGGAGAGGTAGAGGAAGACAGGCTCATAGCTCCAGACTACTGTACCTACGCCAGAAAGCATGACGTTATAAAGGCCATAGTGGATGAACTCATCTCAAGGAGGTCAAGGCAAGGTTCAAAGAAGCTCTTAAACAGATGAAGAAACATCATTGGGCTTTGATTTCTCTATTGTTAAACCTAATGCAATCCCTTTTAAAGGCTGTAGGAGGTTTTTACACAGGTAGCCTTTCCATGCTTGGGGAGGCCATCCACTCCCTGTCTGATTCCTTTGCCTCACTGGTGGCATACATCAGCGTGCGCTTTTCTGAGAGAAAGAGTCAAAGGTTTCCCTATGGGCTTTACAAGCTTGAAAACGTAGGTTCGACTGTTATAGGGATCTTTTTGGTACTGGCTTCCTACGAAATAATAAAAAGAGCTTTCGAGGAAGAGGTGAAAATAGACAGAAACCACCTACCCTTAGGCATCTCCATAATAGTACTATCTTTGGCAAGCTCTTTGATACTCTCCCTTTTGGAAAGGAAGGCTGGAAAAGAGCTCAACTCTCCAACGCTCATAGCCGATTCTTATCATACGCTCACAGATGCCCTAGGATCTTTCCTAGTCCTTATGAGCCTTGTAGGGTCATACCTTGGCTACAGCCTAGACAGGTACTTTGCTGTAGGAGTTTCCTTGCTCATACTCTACACAGCCATAGGAATCTTCAAAAGGGAACTGTCTGTACTTCTGGACGTTTCCGTGGACGAGGAGATATTAGAGCAGATGAGGCAAACTATCCTTGAATTTGAGGAAGTTAAAGAGATAAAGTCTTTGTTTGTCAGGTCATCGGGGGGTAGGCTCTTCGCAGACATAACCATCACCATAACAGGCAACGATGCCGTAAGCATACATAAAAGAGTAGACCAGATAGAGATGGCCTTAAAGCAGAAGTTTCCCAACCTTGAGGCTGTCTTCATACATTACGAACCTATAGTAGAGCAAAAGGTAGCTGTACTTTTGGATGCGAGCGGTAACGTAAGCAAGACCTTCGCAGAGGCTAAGGAGATCCTCTTCCTGGGCGATTCAATCGAGAAGGTAAAGAAGGTTAAAAACCTCTCTGAGTTCCAAATAGCCAAGATAATACAAAAAGAAAAAGCCTCTACTGTGATATGCGGACAACATCCAGAGTGTAATATGGCAAAGGCAGTTCTAAGCCATGAGGGTATATTTGTGTGGGAGACAGACAAGAAAAACCCCTACGAAGCTGTTTCAGAGGTTTTAAAGTATAAGGAAAACGTAAACTCTGGTTAACCATGAGTAAGATACTCATAAAGAATGCTAGGATAGTAGATCCTTCCCAAAGCCTTGATGTTGTTGGAGACCTTCTCATAGAGAAGGGAAGGATAAAGGAGATAGGGCAGAACCTTATAGAGTTTGAAGCTCAGATAGTGGACGCAAGGGGGCTCATCCTTTGTCCTGGTTTCGTAGACCTGCACGTACACGCCAGGGACCCAGGCCAGACTTACAAGGAGGATATACGTACGGTAAGCATGTGTGCGGTTGCTGGTGGTTTTACCACCATAGTGTGTATGCCCAACACAAACCCACCCATAGACAGTCCAGAAGTGGTCAACTATGTGATCTGTGAATCCCAGAAGGTAGGTCTGTGCAGGATACTTCCAGCAGGTGCCATCACCAAGGGAAGAAAAGGGAAGGATCTAACAGACTTTTACGCTCTAAAGAAGGCTGGCTGTGTGGCACTAACAGACGATGGAAGTCCTCTTATGGACTCAAGGCTCATGGAGATTACCCTAAAGCTCTCAAGAGACTTAGGTCTTCTAGTGATGAATCACTGTGAGGATGACAGGTTAGCCTATGGCCATATAGACGAAGGTTACGTAAGCTCCCTTCTAGGTATTGCCTCAAGGCCAGCATCCGCGGAGGATGTGCTAGTGGCCAGAGATTGCATCCTCTCATACAGGACAGGCGGAAGGCTCCACGTACAGCATATATCCTCAAGTTTAAGCCTTGATATAGTGAGGTTCTTCAAAGAAAAGGGAGCTCCTGTCTCGTGCGAAGTAAACCCTTACCACCTTACCCTTACCCAAGAGGAGCTTTTGAAGAGTGGCTCCAACGCCAAAGTAAACCCGCCTCTCAGAACAGAAGAAGACAGAAGAGCTCTTATTGAAGCTCTTAAGGATGGGACCATAGACTGTGTGGCCACGGACCATGCACCCCACGCAAGCTGGGAAAAGGGACTTATAGAGAAAGCCATGCCAGGCATGATAGGCCTACAGCTAGCTCTTCCTATGATGCTCAAACTCGTTGATGAAGGACACATAAGCCTCAGCAAAATGGTAGAGCTTATGTCTTATAAGCCTGCTCAGCTTATAGGTTTGGGATGTGGAACTCTAAAGCCTGGTGCCGTAGCCGATGTGATACTATTTGATCCAAAGAAGGAATGGGTACTTTCGGAGGAAACAAACCTTTCCAAGTCAAGGAATACACCACTGTGGGGAAAGGTACTAAAGGGAAAGGTAATGCTCACCATCCTTCAGGGAAAGGTGGTTTACAAAGATACTGATACGTCCTAAAATTTGATGTATGGAGCATAGAGAAAAGCATTACAAGGAGGAGCTGGAGGAAGGACAGCACGAAAAGCCAGAACCTGATCTGTCCGCTGTTTACACAGGTTCCGAAGCGCTTAAGAAAGCTCCCGAGATATACGGGGTACCCACGGGTGTAGAAGGGTTGGATGACCTTTTCTTCATAGTCAAGGAAGAAAACGGAAAGCTGGTCAAGAAGTCTCTGAACGGTATACCAGCCTACTCGGTTCTAAACATAACGGGGGTTTCCGACACTGGAAAGTCTCTCATGGTAGAACAGTTCTCTGTCTACCAGGCCAGTAGGGGACAGAAGGTGGCCTTCATCACCGTAGAGTCTCCCGCCAACTTCGTAGTAGCCTCCCTGAAGTTGAGAGCCAGTGCCATGGGCTTGAAGTTTGAAGACTTCCAGGACAACATAATACTCATAGACGCTGCTTCTTCAACAAGGCTTAGGGAAAACGTCCCGGATCTGCTTGCCACTTTAGCCTATGTGATAAAGAACTACCATGTTAGGTTCACAGTTATAGACTCAGTGACAGGCCTCTTCGAAAACAAGGAGATGATGGCAAGAGCCATAGTGAGAAGACTGTTCAACTTCATGAAGAAGTGGTACCAAACGGCCCTGTTTGTATCCCAAAAGAGAAGTGGACACGAGGAGCTCACAGCGGAGGCTGCAGGTGGTTACGCAGTAGGCCACATAGTAGACGGAACCATGGTTTTGGCTAAGGAGCTAGTGGATTCACCTTACAAGGCAAAGCTTTACAAGAAGAGCGTAGGAGACATAGTTAGGCTCTTCAGGATAGACGGCTGTAGAATGTCGGGCCACGACACAAGGACACACTTCCTAGAAATTACAGAAACAGGTCTAGTTAGGATAAAAGAACCTATAGGGGGTAGTTAACATGGTGGTCGTGCTTAGTGGCTTACCAAGCGAGATGGATCAAAAGGAACTGGAGCACTTAGCAAGCAGAGTCTTTTTCAAAGCCATTGACCTGCTCGGTGGCCTCAACAAGCTTACCGAGTACAGGACGCTTACATGGTTACCTAGCCTAGCAAGGGCTGCCTATGTGGTAGTTCTAAAGGATGAATACCTAAAGTCGGAAGAGGAGATAGCCCAGAAGGTAGGTCTTACTAAGAACACAGTGAGGAACATACTAAGGGCAGACCCAACGGCAGCGCTGGAAAAGCTAAAAAGGCTTGAAGAGCTTGTAGGTGAGGAAAAGAAAGAACTCAAGGTACATACGGCAGGTGGTATAGCAAAGCTTGCCTACAAGATGGTTAAAGAGGGTGGTGATGCAGAGACGCTCATACACTACTGCGAAAGAGTGGCCGAGGACATAGTGAAGACCCTTGACATACCCTGGGCTTATGTAGTACTCAAGCACTCCAAAGGTACCAAATATCCCATCCAAGATCCATCGATCCTTTCGGAAAAGTTAAAAGACATAAAGATAAAAGGAATAGACGCTCAGGAGATCATCCAAAAGCTTCATTATCCCATAAGGAACCCAGCCCAGCTCCTGCATGAGATAAAGCTAGCCCTTAGTGAATACACTCAGTAGGAGCTTCAAAACTAGGGATAAGGTAGCCGGCCATCACGGAAAGATAAAAGAGGAAAGAGTAGGAAAGTAAAAATACCCGTCCCTCCCTCTCTGGGAAGATGTCCTTGAGGGTGGGCACCCTTTGTCTTCCCATCAGGGGTGCGTACTTCTTCCACCAAAGTAAGAAGGGCATGATATGGTACACGGCGCCGGCGCTAAGCAGAAGAAGAAAACCATACAGAAGCCCATCGTGGTGAATGGCAGCAAAGGTAAAGTCTTTACTGCTTGCACTAAGAATTCCAAAGCTTAGGAAGGTGAAAAGCAGGAAGAGAGAAAGGATAAGGTACTCCACTGACAGATCAAGACCTTTGAGGGGACTCTTCCTCTGGTGGAGGCTATCGTAAAGGTTGAAGGCCAACACAAAGAGGGAAGCTATCAGAAAGAGTCCGAAGGTGGCCACATACTTAAAGTAACCTGTATACCAGCCATACAAGAAGGGCAGGAGGGATAGATTTAGCAAGAGAAGGTTTAGCTTTAATAGCTTTGGATGCTTTATCTCCTCCACCTGGAGCATGGGCACGAAGATGTAATAAGCACCCACTATGGTGTTAAGCAAGCTTCCTACACTTACCGTATGTACCACCAAGAGTCTGGGAAGGCCCAAAAGGAAGAAGACGCTGGCCAGCAGTTGGTAAAGACTTCCCAGGATAAAGTAGAGTGCTATGGCGCTTGGTCTTGAGGTGTTTACAAGCAGGAAGAGCACGAAAGAGAGGTTCATAAGAAGGTACATGTAGATGTCTACAGTCCAGTATGCGAAAAAATGTACGAGGTTTACAAGGAAGAGTATGCTGTACACGTATGAAAGAAACTCCCACCTTATCCTTGTGCCTTGGACTGTTGGGTACATCTGGAAGAGTGTTCCAGCAACCAAGGAAGGGTAGACGAGGAAAACAAGAAAACCCACGTAGTCCTTGCCCAAGAGCTTGAGAAGGATATATAGAAGGGTGTTGTCTTGGAGAAGCTTGCAGGCCTTATAATCCTTGGAGTTTTCTTATCTCTTCCAGCATGGCTTGAAACTTTTCATCGGAGAGTTTTCTTATCTTTTTGGCCTGCCCCAATGTAACCGTGTGGGGTAGTATCTTACGCAGGAGGGGATTCTTCAAGGGTGTAAAGCCGTACCTTATGAGTATCTCCAGGGCCTGAGGGTACCTCTTTAGGAGCTGTCCTACGTTGGTGTTTTCATCTATGGTAAACTTCTCTGGTTCCTTTTCTTTAACCTCTTGGCCAGATCTCCATATTTTCAGTAGATATCCATCTTGCGTTTGAATAAGCTCGTAGTCAAAGCCAAGCTCTTTGAGCCTTGGTAGGAGATGGGTAAAGGGTCTTGAGCCTAAAACTTCCAGAACCTCACCCTCCTTTAGGCTCTCTAAAGCCTGAGCTATCTTGATCATAGGCTGGGGAGGCTCAAGGCCCCTGACGTCAAGCTTCATGGTCTTATGTTCACCATGTCTATGCTCGTATGGGGGTCTATCACATCTTTCAGTGCTTACCAAAGTCTCTGAACATCTGATGACATGCCATACACCCCCTTACCATCTTCATATACTCTTCGTAAGCTTCTTCTCTTCTGCCCTCCCTTATAAACTTAACCAACCTCTCTGCGCTACCGTGTACTTGCTCTTCAAAGGTAGGCATAGCCTTTATAAACTCCTCTCTTCTTGAGGGGTCTATGTACCTGATTGGACCGCCCTTCGGCATAGGATGGTGCACTATCTGCTGAGCACCGCTAATTATAAGGTAGTCGTTGTTAAACAGAAAACCCTGGAGTATGCTTATGGTTGCCTGGTTTACAAGCTGCATCACCTGTCTGAAGGTCATGTCCGACTCTTGGGTATGCTCTACAGCTCCTGCCAGGCTAACAGCCGCAAGAAACACCCAAAACCTTCTCATCTTTACCCTCCTATATTGTTTATGAGCACCTTCCAGTAGGTTCCGCCCCACTCTTCGTAACGCCACCCTACGGAAATGGGAAATAAAGGCAGTGGGTCGTGATTGTTGACTATGTTAAAACTCTTACACATGAGTGCATCACCCATCGGCATAAAGCCAAAAAGCTCTCCCTTCTTAACTCCGAAGAAACACCTTCCGCTGATCTTACCAAACAAAGTATTCTTCATACCTGAGTTAGTAAATGATTACTATCATACTGTTAATCTACCGTTAAACTATGTCTTTATAATTTCCTACTCAATGCTTCTCCTGCTTGTGCTCGTCTGTCTTTCCTTTGGGATGGACATAAGGCAGGCCATGGATCTTCTGGAGGAGCATCCCACCCTAAAATCCCTCGAGGAGGAGAGGAAAGTTATAAGGGCTTTACCCTTGACCTACAGGTCTTACCTAAACCCTACGGTAAGTTTCCAGCTTGGAAACTTTGGAACCTCAACCGAAAGTTATACCAAGTCTCCTGTGTACAACTTCTCCTATTCTCAGCCTATAGCACCTCCTTCCATCAGGAAAGGCTATGTGAAGCTGTCTGAGTTAGAAGAGAACATTCTCACCTGGAGGATAGAGAGCCAGAGGGTAAGCCTTAGGGGGGAACTCTACAGGGCTTTTATGCATGCCCTATACCTTAGAGAGAGGATACGTGTGCTTGAGGAGAGCCTAAAGCTAAGCTCGGAGGTCTACAGTTTT
The DNA window shown above is from Thermocrinis minervae and carries:
- a CDS encoding glutamine-synthetase adenylyltransferase, encoding MFPSEWFEKAKGKLLNPQRAKESLEELLKRHPDPQSLISYLNERRFILLLELLDRSECIRKFLINHPEDFQNTIPGLWYVRKKKEDYLKELKSLLSDSLSDEKFSERLAYYRHRELMRLLSKEILGTAKLEDILHEYSELPDAMLECAYERALSEYTEKYGKPLEENGKEVTGCIIALGKLGSYELNYYSDIDLMFIHSSDNGQAGKLTLNEFFSKVFQKVFTLMNTVTPEGKPYEVDLDLRPFGRSGPISMSVRSAELYYESYGRVWERFALLRARFCAGDKELYEVFEREVKNPFVFRKSIDYKVIEEIKLLKAQILAQSKKRVLNKVDVKTGEGGIREVEFAVQALVLLLGGKNPFLRESNTFRAIWKLNQKGIFSNEQTVILEKAYEFLRRLEHTIQMFRCTQTHSFSPNDVDALAFLMGLSREEFERTFRYYTSEVSKVFEGIMPEERPKELDPIQQAILTEDENLAREVLSAYGFKNPLRAYSILVSYIHGKEGVILSSEEKKKFIELLPSLIKNMSMSTDPDETLINFDKFFSNPTGRKVVLSPAKEDVNQKLCKVFSLSSYLSNLISRNPDLVEDVLTLYQDFPEEEKLTEEFEKYKQTLNLSPENLFRRFKKVWEVRIALVYLLKKDHRYKKLMDFFASLTMLADFLLKKAYQFLELDGILLLSLGKYGSAELSIGSDLDLVFVSSQVDYELTKKAQNFVRFLTTHTSEGYLYDVDFRLRPMGTKGELLPPLEFYREYFRNTARTWERLAWTRCRYVVGPEYLKEEMEKLLTEFLFEKPVGKKEREEIKQMRHMLEGQAKKGKDLIDLKFSPGGLLDGEFIIQYYIILEGLREPSMIRACQKLMEKHSILKDVYQKYMFLRLVETRLRLSKERAGSVLHRQDLQRLASSLGMDVDEFSEELFNTLKGMRELFLEVFG
- a CDS encoding 2Fe-2S iron-sulfur cluster-binding protein, with the translated sequence MAKVKINGKVFDIPVGVRFGELHHEIEKAGIEFGCTDGQCGVCVCTVKKGLECLAEPSETEEETLWRIGEYQEERRLTCQLVIEKEGCEIELETD
- a CDS encoding TIGR01212 family radical SAM protein (This family includes YhcC from E. coli K-12, an uncharacterized radical SAM protein.) is translated as MIGLQAPFFSLKDYLKGKYGKRVQKITVALPFTCPNIDGTKARGGCTYCFAGTRPAHLEPHVPLRTQIEEGIRRAKNRYGKNILFFIYYQSYSNTYGDYEFLKRAYDTALEFDEVVGIDVGTRPDCAPEWVLDLLESYADRGLEVWVEYGLQSANFSTLRFINRAHGVSDFVDAVLRTKRRNLKVCAHVILGLPHEDEEDMLETAKLISALPVDGVKIHPLHVIKGTKMAEQYLKGEFRVLSLEEYARRAADFIEVLPEHVVIHRLTGEVEEDRLIAPDYCTYARKHDVIKAIVDELISRRSRQGSKKLLNR
- a CDS encoding cation diffusion facilitator family transporter, which gives rise to MKKHHWALISLLLNLMQSLLKAVGGFYTGSLSMLGEAIHSLSDSFASLVAYISVRFSERKSQRFPYGLYKLENVGSTVIGIFLVLASYEIIKRAFEEEVKIDRNHLPLGISIIVLSLASSLILSLLERKAGKELNSPTLIADSYHTLTDALGSFLVLMSLVGSYLGYSLDRYFAVGVSLLILYTAIGIFKRELSVLLDVSVDEEILEQMRQTILEFEEVKEIKSLFVRSSGGRLFADITITITGNDAVSIHKRVDQIEMALKQKFPNLEAVFIHYEPIVEQKVAVLLDASGNVSKTFAEAKEILFLGDSIEKVKKVKNLSEFQIAKIIQKEKASTVICGQHPECNMAKAVLSHEGIFVWETDKKNPYEAVSEVLKYKENVNSG
- a CDS encoding dihydroorotase — translated: MSKILIKNARIVDPSQSLDVVGDLLIEKGRIKEIGQNLIEFEAQIVDARGLILCPGFVDLHVHARDPGQTYKEDIRTVSMCAVAGGFTTIVCMPNTNPPIDSPEVVNYVICESQKVGLCRILPAGAITKGRKGKDLTDFYALKKAGCVALTDDGSPLMDSRLMEITLKLSRDLGLLVMNHCEDDRLAYGHIDEGYVSSLLGIASRPASAEDVLVARDCILSYRTGGRLHVQHISSSLSLDIVRFFKEKGAPVSCEVNPYHLTLTQEELLKSGSNAKVNPPLRTEEDRRALIEALKDGTIDCVATDHAPHASWEKGLIEKAMPGMIGLQLALPMMLKLVDEGHISLSKMVELMSYKPAQLIGLGCGTLKPGAVADVILFDPKKEWVLSEETNLSKSRNTPLWGKVLKGKVMLTILQGKVVYKDTDTS
- a CDS encoding KaiC domain-containing protein, which produces MEHREKHYKEELEEGQHEKPEPDLSAVYTGSEALKKAPEIYGVPTGVEGLDDLFFIVKEENGKLVKKSLNGIPAYSVLNITGVSDTGKSLMVEQFSVYQASRGQKVAFITVESPANFVVASLKLRASAMGLKFEDFQDNIILIDAASSTRLRENVPDLLATLAYVIKNYHVRFTVIDSVTGLFENKEMMARAIVRRLFNFMKKWYQTALFVSQKRSGHEELTAEAAGGYAVGHIVDGTMVLAKELVDSPYKAKLYKKSVGDIVRLFRIDGCRMSGHDTRTHFLEITETGLVRIKEPIGGS
- a CDS encoding bacterio-opsin activator; this translates as MVVVLSGLPSEMDQKELEHLASRVFFKAIDLLGGLNKLTEYRTLTWLPSLARAAYVVVLKDEYLKSEEEIAQKVGLTKNTVRNILRADPTAALEKLKRLEELVGEEKKELKVHTAGGIAKLAYKMVKEGGDAETLIHYCERVAEDIVKTLDIPWAYVVLKHSKGTKYPIQDPSILSEKLKDIKIKGIDAQEIIQKLHYPIRNPAQLLHEIKLALSEYTQ
- a CDS encoding DUF1858 domain-containing protein, translated to MKLDVRGLEPPQPMIKIAQALESLKEGEVLEVLGSRPFTHLLPRLKELGFDYELIQTQDGYLLKIWRSGQEVKEKEPEKFTIDENTNVGQLLKRYPQALEILIRYGFTPLKNPLLRKILPHTVTLGQAKKIRKLSDEKFQAMLEEIRKLQGL
- a CDS encoding DUF2249 domain-containing protein, with product MKNTLFGKISGRCFFGVKKGELFGFMPMGDALMCKSFNIVNNHDPLPLFPISVGWRYEEWGGTYWKVLINNIGG